In Populus trichocarpa isolate Nisqually-1 chromosome 16, P.trichocarpa_v4.1, whole genome shotgun sequence, a genomic segment contains:
- the LOC112324535 gene encoding probable galacturonosyltransferase 7, whose product MKGYHNNHNQGKRRWRCLVIGVLFLVLLSMLVPLVFLLGLYHNGFHSTGHLSDRQTSSASATDQSSHIKELINNFAPTLPKIHQDLVINFTSGAENKTASSGTPVVLPVVPQPPPIRNDAAAAGTDEITKHKRNAVEESEKCELRFGGYCHWRDEHRENMKDFMVKKLKDQLFVARAYYPSIAKLPSQEKLTHELKQNIQELERILSESSTDADLPPQIQKKLQKMENVISKAKTFPVDCNNVDKKLRQILDLTEEETNFHMKQSAFLYQLAVQTMPKGLHCLSMRLIVEYFKSSAHDKEFPLSERYSDPSLQHYVVFSTNVLAASVVINSTAVHARESGNLVFHVLTDGLNYYAMKLWFLRNTYKEAAVQVLNIENVTLKYYDKEVLKSMSLPVEYRVSFQTVTNPPASHLRTEYVSVFSHTHYLLPYIFEKLKRVVVLDDDVVVQRDLSDLWNLNMGRKVNGALQLCSVQLGQLRSYLGKSIFDKTSCAWMSGLNVIDLVRWRELDLTKTYWKLGQEVSKGTESDESVALSTSLLTFQDLVYPLDGAWALSGLGHDYGIDVQAIKKASVLHFNGQMKPWLELGIPKYKHYWKRFLNRHDQLLVECNVNP is encoded by the exons atgaaaggctatcataataATCACAATCAAGGGAAAAGGCGATGGAGATGTCTGGTAATAGGAGTGCTATTTCTGGTGCTGCTTTCAATGCTCGTTCCTCTCGTCTTTTTGCTCGGCCTTTACCACAACGGCTTCCACTCCACCG GACATCTCTCTGATCGACAAACTTCTTCTGCTTCTGCT ACAGACCAGTCAAGCCACATAAAGGAACTTATCAACAACTTTGCACCAACTCTTCCTAAGATTCATCAA GATTTAGTTATAAACTTTACAAGTGGAGCAGAAAATAAGACCGCAAGTTCAG GTACTCCTGTGGTGCTTCCTGTTGTACCTCAACCACCTCCCATTAGAAAT GATGCTGCAGCTGCTGGTACAGATGAAATCACAAAGCATAAAAGAAATGCAGTTGAGGAAAGTGAAAAATGTGAGCTCAGATTTGGAGGCTATTGCCATTGGCGTGACGAGCATAGAGAAAATATGAAGGATTTTatggtgaagaaattaaaagaccaaCTTTTTGTGGCTAGAGCATATTATCCTAGCATTGCAAAGCTTCCATCTCAAGAGAAGTTAACTCATGAACTGaaacaaaatattcaagaaCTGGAGCGAATTCTTAGTGAAAGTTCAACAGATGCTGATCTTCCACCACA AATTCAGAAGAAATTACAGAAGATGGAAAATGTGATATCTAAAGCTAAAACATTCCCTGTGGATTGTAATAACGTTGACAAGAAATTGAGGCAGATACTTGATCTAACCGAGGAAGAAACTAATTTTCACATGAAGCAGAGTGCTTTCCTTTATCAACTTGCAGTGCAGACCATGCCAAAGGGTTTACACTGTCTCTCTATGAGACTGATTGTGGAATATTTTAAATCTTCTGCACATGATAAGGAGTTCCCTCTGTCTGAGAGATATTCAGATCCATCATTGCAACACTATGTTGTATTCTCCACAAATGTACTTGCTGCTTCAGTTGTAATCAACTCCACTGCTGTGCATGCAAGA GAAAGTGGGAATCTGGTTTTTCATGTTCTGACAGATGGACTGAATTATTATGCAATGAAACTATGGTTCCTTAGAAATACTTACAAGGAAGCTGCTGTCCAAGTTTTGAACATTGAAAATGTTACCCTGAAATATTATGATAAGGAGGTTCTGAAAAGCATGTCCCTGCCAGTGGAGTATCGTGTTTCTTTCCAAACTGTTACTAATCCACCAGCATCTCATTTAAGAACGGAATATGTATCTGTTTTTTCCCATACTCACTATCTTCTTCCTTATATATTTGAGAAGTTGAAGAGAGTTGTGGTTCTGGATGATGATGTTGTTGTCCAGCGGGACTTGTCTGACCTGTGGAACCTTAACATGGGAAGGAAAGTGAATGGTGCTTTACAATTATGTTCGGTGCAGTTGGGTCAGCTTAGAAGTTATCTGGGAAAAAGCATTTTTGATAAAACTTCTTGTGCTTGGATGTCTGGATTGAATGTAATTGATCTGGTCAGGTGGAGAGAGCTAGATCTTACTAAAACTTATTGGAAGCTGGGACAAGAG GTTAGCAAGGGAACAGAGTCAGATGAATCTGTTGCATTGAGCACAAGCTTGCTTACCTTTCAAGACCTAGTTTATCCGCTTGATGGTGCATGGGCTTTGTCTGGACTGGGTCATGACTATGGGATTGATGTCCAAGCCATTAAGAAGGCTTCCGTGTTGCACTTTAATGGACAAATGAAACCTTGGCTTGAGTTAGGAATCCCAAAGTATAAACATTATTGGAAGAGGTTTCTAAACCGACATGATCAATTATTGGTGGAGTGCAATGTGAATCCATAA